Proteins from a single region of Lepus europaeus isolate LE1 chromosome 4, mLepTim1.pri, whole genome shotgun sequence:
- the KCNS2 gene encoding potassium voltage-gated channel subfamily S member 2 gives MTGQSLWDESEANFEDGEVRVNVGGFKRRLRSHTLLRFPETRLGRLLLCHSREAILELCDDYDDVQREFYFDRNPELFPYVLHFYHTGKLHVMAELCVFSFSQEIEYWGINEFFIDSCCSYSYHGRKVEPEQEQWDEQSDQESTTSSFDEILAFYNDASKFDGQPLGDLRRRLWLALDNPGYSVLSRVFSVLSILVVLGSIITMCLNSLPDFQIPDSQGNPGEDPRFETVEHFGIAWFTFELVARFAVAPEFLKFFKNALNLIDLMSIVPFYITLVVNLVVESTPTLANLGRVAQVLRLMRIFRILKLARHSTGLRSLGATLKYSYKEVGLLLLYLSVGISIFSVVAYTIEKEENEGLATIPACWWWATVSMTTVGYGDVVPGTTAGKLTASACILAGILVVVLPITLIFNKFSHFYRRQKQLESAMRSCDFGDGMKEVPSVNLRDYYAHKVKSLMASLTNMSRSSPSELSLSDSLH, from the coding sequence ATGACCGGCCAGAGCCTATGGGACGAGTCGGAGGCCAACTTCGAGGATGGAGAGGTCCGCGTCAACGTGGGCGGCTTCAAGCGGCGCCTGCGCTCGCACACGCTGCTGCGCTTCCCGGAGACGCGCCTGGGCCGCCTGCTGCTCTGCCACTCGCGCGAGGCCATCCTGGAGCTGTGCGACGACTACGACGACGTGCAGCGGGAGTTCTACTTCGACCGCAACCCCGAGCTCTTCCCCTATGTGCTGCATTTCTACCACACCGGCAAGCTGCACGTCATGGCCGAGCTGTGCGTCTTCTCCTTCAGCCAGGAGATTGAGTACTGGGGCATCAACGAGTTCTTCATCGACTCCTGCTGCAGCTACAGCTACCACGGCCGCAAAGTGGAGCCGGAGCAGGAGCAGTGGGACGAGCAGAGCGACCAGGAGAGCACCACATCCTCCTTTGATGAGATCCTGGCCTTCTACAACGACGCCTCCAAGTTCGACGGGCAGCCGCTGGGCGACTTGCGCAGGCGGCTGTGGCTGGCGCTGGACAACCCGGGCTACTCGGTCCTGAGCCGGGTCTTCAGCGTCCTGTCCATCCTGGTGGTACTGGGCTCCATCATCACCATGTGTCTCAACAGCCTGCCTGACTTCCAGATCCCCGACAGCCAGGGCAACCCTGGCGAGGACCCCAGGTTCGAGACGGTGGAGCACTTTGGCATAGCCTGGTTCACCTTTGAGCTGGTGGCCAGGTTTGCTGTGGCCCCCGAGTTCCTCAAGTTCTTCAAGAACGCCCTGAACCTTATCGACCTCATGTCCATCGTCCCCTTCTACATCACTCTGGTGGTGAACCTGGTGGTGGAGAGCACGCCCACCTTGGCCAACCTGggcagggtggcccaggtcctgagGCTGATGAGGATCTTCCGCATCCTAAAGCTGGCCAGACACTCCACTGGCCTCCGCTCCCTGGGAGCTACCTTGAAATACAGCTACAAAGAAGTAGGGCTGCTCTTGCTGTACCTCTCCGTGGGGATTTCCATCTTCTCCGTGGTGGCCTACACCATTGAAAAAGAGGAGAACGAGGGCCTGGCCACCATCCCCGCCTGCTGGTGGTGGGCCACCGTCAGCATGACCACAGTGGGCTATGGGGATGTGGTGCCCGGGACCACGGCCGGGAAGCTGActgcctctgcctgcatcctGGCAGGTATCCTTGTGGTGGTACTGCCCATCACCTTGATCTTCAATAAGTTCTCCCACTTTTATCGGCGCCAAAAGCAACTTGAGAGTGCCATGCGCAGCTGTGACTTTGGAGATGGAATGAAGGAGGTCCCTTCGGTCAACTTAAGGGACTACTATGCCCATAAAGTGAAGTCCCTCATGGCGAGCCTGACGAACATGAGCAGGAGCTCGCCGAGCGAACTAAGTTTAAGTGATTCCCTGCATTAG